The Longimicrobiaceae bacterium genome contains the following window.
AAGCGATCTGCTCCACCACGTCGCGCGGGTCGCCGGGGAACGGCTGCTCCGGGATGACAAGCGAGCTACCCCGCGAAAGCTCCAGCACGGCGAAGGGCGCCCGGTATTCCTGCTTCGCCCGGTCATACGCCACCACGGTGCCGGGCTGCTCCAGAAGCCAGCCGGGAGCCGGGAGTTGCGCCCGCCCGTATAGCTGGCTCAGGTGGTCGGTAATCGCCCGCCGCGCTTCCTCCCGGAACGCCGGTGCGATCTGTTGTAGCAGCGCCTCCAGCACCACGCCCCCCGATGCGGGATCCTGCTTGGGCGCCCACTCCCGCGCGTACCACGCCCGGAGCTTCGTCCAGGTCGTTTGTCGAAGCTGCTCCCCGTAGAGCGCCTTCTGTATCCCGCCCGTACTCATCCCCACCGCACGGCCCAACTTCCGGACCCCGATCTGCTCCGCGGCCTTCTGAGCCGCCGCCCGGATCTCCGCTTGCTCCGGCGTGTCCATAGTGTCTACCTTGTTGCGGGTGAATCGGCCGGCGCGTAGTATCTCCAGTGTACCCGACTGAGAATCGAACGCTTCGAACGGTGCAGGATACGCCGCTGCCACTCGCCGGTCAATGCCGACGAGTAGCGGGGGTGTGCCTGTCGAGACGCTACGCGCGTCCGTGCGGGCCTACGCGGAGGACGTAGGCTATCGCACGGCTGCGGAGCAGGTCGGTATGTCGTTGGGCGGGCTACACGCCTTCATCGGGGGCACGGTGCCCCATGAACGCACGATCAGAAAGTTGCAGGCGTGGTACGTCGCCACGGCCGGGGAGCGCGGGGAGGAGCTGACTCCGGAGCTGGTCCGGACCGCGCTCGGCTTGCTGGTACGGCACCTGCCGGAGCGGGACAGAGAGGACGCGGTACGAGGGATGCTGGCGGACCTGCGGAAGCGGACCGAAGCAGCGAAAGCCCCGGTGCCGCGCTGGCTCAGGTAGCGCACACCCGCAAGGCGTTCACGGGGCGCCGCTTAGAGGTGTGCGCCAAGTACATACTTCCGTTCTTCATTCTCCATTCCCATGCCTCTCCGCTTCTACAACACGCTGACGCGCCGGCTGGAAGACTTCCTCCCCCTGCGCGAGGGCCACGCCGGCATGTACGTCTGCGGGCCCACCATCTACGCGCCGCCGCACATCGGCAACCTGCGGACGTTCTTCTTCGCGGACGTGCTGCACCGGTACCTGGAGTACCGGGGGTACGAGGTCCGGTTCGTGATGAACCTGACCGACGTGGACGACAAGACCATCCGCGGCGCCAACCAGAAGGGCGTCCCGCTCGGCGAGTACACGGAGGCCTTCGCGGACCTCCTCTTCGACAACTTCCGCACCCTGGGGATCGCCCCGGCCGACGCCTACCCGCGCGCCACCCACTACGTCCCGGGGATGATCGACCTGATCCGCCGGCTGGAGGAGCGGGGGATCGCCTACGCGGCGGAAGGATCGGTCTACTACGACATCTCCAGGTTCCCGGAGTACGGGAAGCTGTCGAAGGTAGACCTGTCCGCCGGGCGGCGCGGGGAGAGGGTCGCCAGCGACGAGTACGAGAAGGGCGACGCGCGCGACTTCGCGCTCTGGAAGGCGGCCAAGCCGGAGGACGAGGCGGTGGGCGCGGTGTGGGACACGCCCTGGGGACGCGGGCGCCCGGGGTGGCACATCGAGTGCTCGGTCATGAGCATGCAGGAGCTGGGGGAGACCTTCGACATCCACGCCGGCGGGGTGGACCTCATCTTCCCCCACCACGAGGACGAGATCGCGCAGTCGGAGGGCGCGACCGGGAAGCCGTTCGCGCGGTACTGGCTGCACGGCGAGTTCCTGCAGATGGAAGGGGAGAAGATGGCGAAGTCGGTCGGGAACGTCGCCAACCTGCAGGACCTGG
Protein-coding sequences here:
- the cysS gene encoding cysteine--tRNA ligase translates to MPLRFYNTLTRRLEDFLPLREGHAGMYVCGPTIYAPPHIGNLRTFFFADVLHRYLEYRGYEVRFVMNLTDVDDKTIRGANQKGVPLGEYTEAFADLLFDNFRTLGIAPADAYPRATHYVPGMIDLIRRLEERGIAYAAEGSVYYDISRFPEYGKLSKVDLSAGRRGERVASDEYEKGDARDFALWKAAKPEDEAVGAVWDTPWGRGRPGWHIECSVMSMQELGETFDIHAGGVDLIFPHHEDEIAQSEGATGKPFARYWLHGEFLQMEGEKMAKSVGNVANLQDLVAEGVRPSSIRYLFLTAHYRSKLNFSLDGLSASAEAVRRVRDTRNRLREHPAALHPGADDVPVLHRAADTALAKFAEAMDDDLNTSVALAALHTFVPEVNARLDGLGTRPISEAERDAALGVFERLDGVFMFLALADREDVVDPELAAWVEERIAERQAARKAKDFARSDAIRDELAGRGIVVEDTPQGPRWKKSA